The following are encoded in a window of Castanea sativa cultivar Marrone di Chiusa Pesio chromosome 5, ASM4071231v1 genomic DNA:
- the LOC142635159 gene encoding secreted RxLR effector protein 161-like, which yields MIALKRIIKYVKTTANFGAWYNKDTNDVLVGYFDADWAGNADDRKSTSRSCFYVGNNLVSWMSKKQTSISLSTAEAKYIATGSCCTQLLWMQRLLHDYEIRHHFIRELVEDGTLTLEFIHTDD from the exons ATGATTGCCttgaaaagaatcataaaatatgtCAAAACTACTGCCAACTTTGGTGCTTGGTACAACAAggacacaaatgatgtcttagtTGGATATTTTGACGCTGATTGGGCTgggaatgctgatgatagaaaAAGTACATCGAGGAGTTGTttttatgtgggtaataatcttgtctcctgGATGAGCAAAAAGCAAACCTCCATCTCTTTATCCACTGCTGAAGCTAAGTACATTGCTACTGGTAGCTGTTGCACCCAACTCCTATGGATGCAAAGACTCCTCCATGATTATG AGATTCGACATCACTTCATTCGGGAGCTTGTCGAAGATGGTACTCTCACCCTTGAGTTTATTCACACTGATGACTAG